One window from the genome of Cyclobacterium amurskyense encodes:
- a CDS encoding DinB family protein, which yields MSQPEAWLNGPLPQIPFLLQPAAHALVQAEMELVACIEGFPDELLWKRVAGRASVGFHLQHLSGVIDRLTTYAKELPLSEEQFTFLKNEKTPDPSLTTSELVSRFQKKVADTLKVFSQTTEKELRQFRTVGRKKLPTSVMGLYFHLAEHSQRHFGQLLVTVSVLKENQKSGN from the coding sequence ATGAGTCAACCGGAAGCTTGGTTAAATGGGCCATTACCGCAAATTCCATTTCTGCTACAACCTGCAGCACATGCACTTGTACAAGCAGAAATGGAATTAGTGGCATGTATTGAAGGTTTTCCTGATGAACTTCTTTGGAAAAGGGTAGCAGGTAGGGCCAGCGTTGGCTTTCACTTGCAACATTTATCTGGAGTTATAGACCGACTTACTACTTATGCTAAAGAATTGCCTTTAAGTGAAGAACAGTTTACCTTTCTTAAAAACGAAAAAACACCTGACCCATCCTTGACTACAAGTGAATTAGTCAGCCGTTTTCAAAAAAAGGTAGCGGATACCTTGAAAGTATTTAGCCAAACGACTGAAAAGGAGCTTAGGCAATTTAGGACAGTCGGAAGGAAAAAGCTTCCTACCTCCGTTATGGGTTTGTATTTTCATTTGGCGGAACACAGTCAGCGACATTTTGGTCAACTTCTGGTTACTGTAAGTGTGCTTAAAGAAAATCAAAAAAGCGGTAACTAA
- a CDS encoding thiolase family protein → MEAYIINGYRSAIGKAKKGGFRFYRPDDLAADIIKHLMVNTPGLETKMVDDLIVGNAIPEAEQGMQMGRMISLLALSEDTPGFIINRYCGSGLEAIALATAKIKSGMADCIIAGGTESMSMVPMMGYKTALNYKIATENPDYYLNMGLTAEELAKDFNVTREDSDQFAVKSHEKAISAIKEGRFKDEIVPVEVEETYLDENLKRQTRKYIVDTDEGPRPGTTMEVLSNLKPVFKQGGQVTAGNSSQTSDGASFVVVMSERLMKELALDPMARLASYSVGGVEPRIMGMGPTIAVPKALKQAGITMNDIDLIELNEAFATQALGVIRALDFNPDIVNVNGGAVALGHPLGCTGAKLSVQIMNELKRREGKYGLVTACVGGGQGVAGIIELL, encoded by the coding sequence ATGGAAGCATATATTATCAATGGCTATAGATCTGCAATAGGAAAGGCGAAAAAAGGAGGGTTCCGGTTTTATAGGCCAGACGATTTAGCAGCCGATATCATAAAACATTTAATGGTCAACACTCCAGGTTTAGAAACCAAAATGGTGGATGACCTTATTGTAGGAAATGCTATTCCGGAAGCAGAGCAAGGCATGCAAATGGGAAGAATGATTTCTCTTTTGGCTTTGTCTGAAGATACCCCGGGCTTTATTATTAACAGGTATTGTGGCTCTGGGCTGGAAGCTATTGCTTTGGCAACGGCGAAAATAAAATCGGGAATGGCTGATTGTATTATTGCCGGTGGTACTGAATCCATGTCCATGGTACCTATGATGGGCTATAAGACAGCTTTAAATTATAAAATAGCTACCGAAAACCCTGATTACTATCTTAACATGGGTTTAACCGCTGAAGAACTGGCAAAAGACTTTAATGTCACCAGAGAGGATTCAGATCAATTTGCTGTAAAATCCCATGAGAAAGCCATTAGTGCTATCAAAGAAGGAAGGTTTAAGGATGAGATTGTACCTGTGGAAGTGGAAGAAACCTATTTGGATGAAAATTTAAAAAGGCAGACAAGAAAATACATAGTAGATACAGATGAAGGTCCTCGACCAGGAACTACCATGGAGGTATTGTCTAATCTAAAGCCTGTATTTAAACAAGGTGGCCAGGTTACCGCAGGAAACTCTTCCCAAACCTCTGATGGGGCCTCATTTGTTGTCGTTATGTCAGAGCGGTTGATGAAAGAATTAGCACTTGACCCCATGGCGAGACTTGCTTCCTACAGCGTAGGTGGCGTAGAACCAAGGATTATGGGAATGGGCCCGACAATAGCTGTTCCAAAAGCACTGAAACAAGCTGGCATTACCATGAATGACATCGACCTGATTGAGCTGAACGAAGCTTTTGCCACTCAGGCATTGGGAGTTATTCGGGCCTTGGATTTTAATCCTGACATAGTCAATGTAAACGGTGGTGCTGTGGCTTTAGGCCATCCACTAGGTTGTACAGGAGCCAAACTCAGTGTTCAAATAATGAATGAACTGAAAAGAAGAGAAGGTAAATATGGTCTTGTAACTGCTTGCGTTGGAGGAGGTCAAGGTGTAGCAGGTATAATAGAACTGCTATAA
- a CDS encoding acyl-CoA dehydrogenase family protein: MEKINKKNGLDGGAFLIKETEASAVFIPEEFSEEQKMMAQACQDFLDMEITPNMEEIDSMKNPDLVPAILKKAGELGLLGIAVPEEYGGLGMSFNTSMLIADIIGAAGSFSTTYGAHSGIGTLPVLYYGTEEQKKKYLPKLTNADWAACYCLTEPDAGSDANSGKTKATLNAEGTHYLINGQKMWISNAGFADFFIVFAKVDDDKNLSAFLVEKTFGGITMNEEERKMGIKGSSTRQVFFNDCPVPVENMLSERGKGFKIAVNILNIGRIKLGAGVLGGCRTILGYAIQYSADRKQFGLSINSFGAVQAKLSEMAIRTYACESLCYRAGQDVEDRIAALEAEGMDPNKAKLKGVEQFAIECAIAKVHGSEVLDYVTDQGVQIYGGMGYSADAPMERAYRDARISRIYEGTNEINRILMVGMLLKRAMKGEIDILGPAMEVAKELTSVPDFSSADTSQPLAAEKATLRNLKKVFLMIGGKAAKDLGTKLDQEQEIMMNLADIMIEIYAAESTLLRTESLLNKNGEEAVKNHIAVTKVYLYEAVEKIQSAGKEAIMSFTKGDEQKMLLMGLKRFTKYENVNTKELRREIAASLISQGKYFFFHA, from the coding sequence ATGGAAAAAATAAATAAAAAAAATGGCCTTGATGGTGGAGCTTTTCTTATTAAAGAAACAGAAGCATCTGCTGTATTTATACCAGAGGAATTTAGTGAGGAACAAAAAATGATGGCTCAGGCCTGTCAAGATTTTCTTGATATGGAGATTACTCCCAATATGGAGGAAATTGACAGCATGAAGAATCCTGATCTTGTACCGGCTATATTAAAGAAAGCAGGGGAATTGGGACTTCTTGGTATAGCAGTGCCTGAAGAATATGGAGGGCTTGGAATGAGCTTCAATACCTCTATGTTGATTGCAGATATTATAGGAGCAGCAGGATCATTTTCTACAACTTATGGTGCACATTCTGGAATCGGTACCCTTCCAGTGCTTTATTATGGGACAGAGGAGCAAAAGAAAAAATACCTTCCCAAGCTTACCAATGCGGACTGGGCGGCCTGTTATTGCCTCACGGAACCAGATGCTGGATCTGATGCAAACAGTGGCAAAACCAAAGCTACATTAAACGCAGAAGGTACCCATTACCTTATTAATGGGCAGAAGATGTGGATTTCCAATGCCGGCTTTGCTGACTTCTTTATTGTATTTGCCAAAGTAGATGACGATAAAAATCTTTCCGCATTTTTGGTAGAAAAAACCTTCGGTGGAATCACCATGAATGAGGAAGAGAGAAAGATGGGAATTAAAGGTAGTTCTACCCGTCAGGTTTTTTTCAATGACTGTCCAGTACCAGTAGAAAACATGCTTTCTGAAAGAGGAAAGGGCTTTAAAATAGCTGTGAATATTCTCAATATCGGTAGAATTAAACTAGGGGCCGGTGTTTTAGGCGGTTGCAGAACCATTTTAGGTTATGCCATCCAATACAGTGCTGATAGAAAACAATTTGGTCTTTCGATTAATTCTTTTGGTGCTGTGCAGGCAAAACTTTCCGAAATGGCCATACGTACTTATGCCTGTGAATCCCTATGTTACCGTGCTGGCCAAGATGTGGAAGACAGGATTGCCGCACTAGAAGCTGAAGGAATGGATCCCAATAAGGCCAAACTTAAAGGAGTAGAACAATTTGCCATAGAATGTGCCATCGCGAAGGTGCATGGATCCGAAGTGCTTGATTATGTAACTGATCAAGGTGTTCAAATTTATGGAGGTATGGGCTATTCGGCCGATGCACCAATGGAGCGCGCCTACAGGGATGCCAGAATTTCCAGAATATACGAAGGCACAAACGAAATCAACAGAATTCTGATGGTAGGCATGTTGCTCAAACGCGCCATGAAAGGGGAGATCGATATTTTGGGTCCAGCTATGGAAGTGGCCAAAGAATTGACATCAGTTCCTGATTTCTCTAGTGCTGATACCTCTCAACCATTAGCGGCAGAAAAAGCAACGCTCAGAAATCTTAAAAAGGTTTTTTTGATGATAGGTGGCAAAGCAGCCAAGGACTTGGGAACCAAACTGGATCAGGAGCAAGAAATAATGATGAATCTTGCAGACATTATGATTGAGATTTATGCAGCTGAATCTACACTATTGAGAACAGAAAGTTTATTGAACAAAAATGGTGAAGAAGCTGTGAAAAACCACATAGCCGTCACCAAAGTTTACCTTTATGAAGCTGTAGAAAAAATCCAATCTGCTGGCAAAGAAGCTATCATGTCTTTCACCAAAGGAGATGAACAGAAAATGCTCTTGATGGGGCTTAAAAGGTTTACCAAATACGAGAATGTGAACACAAAAGAATTGCGCCGAGAAATTGCCGCATCTCTTATTTCACAGGGAAAATATTTCTTTTTTCACGCATAA